A stretch of Desulfobacter hydrogenophilus DNA encodes these proteins:
- the rseP gene encoding RIP metalloprotease RseP has protein sequence MGYSLFAFIIVIGVLVFVHELGHFLVARACGVGVEVFSLGFGPKIFKIKRGMTDYCISAIPLGGYVKMTGEEPGAAQALDEKDRHLSFTHKSVGQRALIAAAGPAFNFFLAIVIFYLLYQTSGVYMGLPQVGQVVDDSAAMAAGIKNGDVIKEIDSTPVQSFEDISRIVSKSDGKPLAILVEREGEVHSFTITPRTQEGKNLFGETVNRFVIGIIGTGETFNHPLNPVEAAIRAVFDTYGMVKLTILSVVKMFTGAVSADNLGGPIMIAKMAGDQAKAGFENFVWFIALISVNLGIINLFPIPVLDGGHLLFLSIEAVKGSPVSTRVREKMVQFGAAVLMTLMIFVFYNDIVKLFNGGLQ, from the coding sequence ATGGGATATTCCCTTTTTGCATTTATCATTGTTATTGGCGTATTGGTTTTTGTCCATGAACTGGGTCATTTTCTCGTCGCCCGGGCCTGCGGTGTGGGGGTTGAGGTCTTTTCCCTGGGGTTTGGGCCAAAAATTTTTAAAATTAAACGGGGAATGACCGACTATTGTATCTCCGCCATTCCTTTGGGCGGATACGTTAAAATGACCGGAGAGGAACCTGGCGCTGCCCAGGCCCTGGATGAAAAAGATCGTCATCTCTCCTTTACCCACAAAAGCGTGGGACAAAGGGCGCTGATCGCCGCTGCCGGTCCGGCATTTAATTTTTTTCTGGCCATTGTAATTTTTTACCTTTTATATCAAACCAGCGGCGTGTACATGGGATTGCCCCAAGTGGGCCAGGTGGTGGATGATTCTGCGGCCATGGCTGCAGGCATTAAAAACGGGGATGTCATCAAGGAGATTGACAGCACTCCTGTTCAGTCTTTTGAAGACATTTCCCGGATTGTGTCAAAAAGTGACGGCAAGCCCCTGGCCATTCTTGTGGAACGAGAAGGTGAGGTGCATTCCTTTACAATTACACCCCGGACCCAAGAGGGGAAGAACCTGTTCGGGGAGACCGTGAATCGGTTCGTGATTGGTATTATCGGCACCGGCGAAACCTTTAACCATCCTTTAAACCCAGTTGAAGCCGCGATCCGTGCTGTATTCGATACCTATGGGATGGTAAAATTGACGATTTTGTCCGTGGTGAAAATGTTCACCGGGGCCGTGTCTGCCGACAATCTGGGCGGTCCTATCATGATTGCCAAGATGGCCGGGGACCAAGCCAAAGCCGGTTTTGAAAATTTTGTATGGTTTATCGCGCTCATCTCTGTAAATCTTGGAATCATCAATTTGTTCCCCATTCCGGTTCTAGATGGGGGGCATCTTTTGTTTTTAAGCATTGAGGCGGTTAAAGGTAGCCCTGTCAGTACCCGGGTGCGCGAGAAAATGGTTCAGTTCGGGGCAGCTGTGCTGATGACTTTAATGATTTTTGTCTTTTATAATGACATAGTCAAATTATTCAACGGTGGATTACAATGA